The proteins below come from a single Crossiella sp. CA-258035 genomic window:
- a CDS encoding M20/M25/M40 family metallo-hydrolase — MSEQRVGSQRVAEDEVVRLASELIRIDSTNTGDPDTLVGERAAAEYVAEQLAEVGFETTYVESGARGRGNVVARLAGADSSRGALLVHGHLDVVPADASEWSVHPFSGAVQDGYVWGRGAVDMKDMVAMTLATARRLKRDGVVPPRDIVFAFLADEEAGGLQGAQWLVDHKPDLFEGVTEAIGEVGGFSITVKDGVRAYLIETAEKGIAWMRLRVRARAGHGSMVHEDNAVTKLAEAVARLGRHRFPLVMTDSVREFLAGISELTGLEFPEDDLDGTVAKLGNMARMIGATLRDTANPTMLDAGYKANVIPSTAEATVDCRILPGRQEAFERELDAVLGPDVEREWIASLPAVETTFDGRLVDTMSASILAEDPGAKLVPYMLSGGTDAKAFSRLGIRCFGFAPLRLPADLDFSALFHGVDERVPVDALQFGTRVLDRFLRDC, encoded by the coding sequence GTGAGCGAGCAGCGGGTAGGGAGTCAGCGGGTCGCCGAGGACGAGGTGGTGCGCCTGGCCAGTGAGTTGATCCGGATCGACAGCACCAATACCGGGGATCCGGACACGCTGGTGGGGGAGCGGGCGGCCGCTGAGTACGTGGCGGAGCAGCTCGCTGAGGTGGGGTTCGAGACCACCTACGTCGAGTCGGGTGCTCGGGGGCGTGGGAACGTGGTCGCGCGGCTGGCCGGGGCGGACTCCAGCCGGGGGGCGTTGCTGGTGCACGGGCATCTGGATGTGGTGCCGGCTGATGCTTCCGAGTGGTCTGTGCACCCGTTTTCTGGGGCGGTGCAGGACGGGTATGTGTGGGGGCGGGGGGCCGTTGACATGAAGGACATGGTCGCCATGACGCTGGCGACCGCGCGGCGGTTGAAGCGGGACGGGGTGGTGCCGCCGCGGGACATCGTGTTCGCGTTCCTCGCTGACGAGGAGGCCGGTGGGCTCCAGGGGGCGCAGTGGTTGGTTGATCACAAGCCGGACTTGTTCGAGGGGGTCACCGAGGCGATCGGGGAGGTTGGCGGGTTCTCGATCACGGTGAAGGACGGGGTTCGCGCCTATCTGATCGAGACCGCGGAGAAGGGCATTGCCTGGATGCGGCTGCGGGTCCGGGCGCGGGCCGGGCACGGGTCGATGGTGCACGAGGACAACGCGGTGACGAAGCTGGCCGAGGCCGTGGCGCGGCTGGGGCGGCACCGGTTCCCGTTGGTCATGACCGACTCGGTGCGGGAGTTCCTGGCCGGGATCAGCGAGCTGACCGGGCTGGAGTTCCCGGAGGACGACCTGGACGGGACCGTGGCGAAGCTGGGCAACATGGCCCGGATGATCGGCGCGACGCTGCGGGACACCGCCAACCCCACCATGCTCGACGCCGGGTACAAGGCCAACGTCATCCCCAGCACGGCGGAGGCGACCGTGGACTGCCGGATCCTGCCCGGGCGGCAGGAGGCGTTCGAGCGGGAGCTGGACGCGGTGCTCGGGCCGGATGTGGAACGCGAGTGGATCGCGAGTCTGCCTGCGGTGGAGACGACCTTCGACGGGAGGTTGGTGGACACCATGTCCGCCTCGATCCTGGCCGAGGACCCCGGTGCGAAGCTGGTGCCCTACATGCTCTCCGGGGGCACCGACGCGAAGGCGTTCAGCCGGCTGGGCATTCGCTGCTTCGGGTTCGCGCCGTTGCGGCTGCCCGCGGACCTGGACTTCTCCGCGCTCTTCCACGGCGTGGACGAGCGGGTGCCGGTGGACGCGCTGCAGTTCGGCACCCGGGTGCTGGACCGGTTCCTGCGGGACTGCTGA
- a CDS encoding TetR/AcrR family transcriptional regulator: MALRRGETYAGRSRRERAADRRERLVAAAVRLFAAREYDEVTVAEVCAQAKVSKRYFYECFADRQELLRTVHREQNDWLLAAVTAAAPKSPANLTELLHPMMTTLVRSLLAHPERARVIYLNAPRMELRRRAALHRDAELLGRLVRRATGRPRDRLRHDRLLLATVAGVSEIVIDWLTRGMTDPPEPLAEHLTDLAVAILST, encoded by the coding sequence GTGGCGCTCCGCAGGGGCGAGACCTACGCCGGCCGGTCGCGCCGGGAGCGGGCAGCCGACCGGCGGGAACGGCTGGTGGCCGCGGCGGTCCGGCTCTTCGCCGCGCGCGAGTACGACGAGGTGACCGTGGCCGAGGTGTGCGCGCAGGCCAAGGTGTCCAAGCGCTACTTCTACGAGTGCTTCGCCGACCGCCAGGAGCTGCTGCGCACGGTGCACCGCGAGCAGAACGACTGGCTGCTCGCCGCGGTCACCGCCGCCGCCCCCAAGTCCCCGGCGAACCTGACCGAGCTGCTGCACCCCATGATGACCACCCTGGTGCGCAGCCTGCTGGCGCACCCGGAGCGGGCCAGGGTCATCTACCTCAACGCACCGCGGATGGAGCTGCGCCGCCGCGCCGCCCTGCACCGGGACGCCGAACTGCTGGGCCGCCTGGTCCGCAGGGCCACGGGTAGGCCGAGGGACCGGCTGCGACACGACCGCCTGCTGCTGGCCACGGTGGCCGGCGTCAGCGAGATCGTCATCGACTGGCTGACCAGGGGCATGACCGACCCGCCGGAGCCCCTGGCCGAGCACCTCACCGACCTCGCCGTGGCCATCCTCAGCACATGA
- a CDS encoding MFS transporter: MAVDQTRRVTSPAGILSLLFAANLLNFYDRTIPAIVVEPLKLEFTLTDTHIGLLSGAFTVVYAVFGVPLGRLADRTSRRTILVTGLLAWSLLTAATGLVGGFISLLVVRMLVGVGEASFAPAANSMLADLYPAGRRARATSLLQLGLPFGLVLAFFTIGPITEASGSWRTAFYIAAVPGLFVAALMMFIREPARGAMETVAPPPGVLGQAFRRVLRIRTLWWLILAGIGSQVASYSVATFSVPLFQRYFGTSLATGGMLTGVVIGVTGLAGLIVGGRIADRASHHSPAGRVYTGAIALLLAAPLTFAALSLGPDSVGWFVLLFSAGWLLQYLYFTSVYPALADVVEPRLRATAVSVFFAAFYLLGGFAGPVVAGALSDRFAAAAVGMSPARAAAEGLSQSLLIVIPLGLLLTSIGLFGAARKVTADNARMKAEAGK; the protein is encoded by the coding sequence ATGGCGGTTGACCAGACCCGCAGGGTGACCAGTCCCGCCGGAATCCTCAGCCTGCTGTTCGCGGCCAACCTGCTCAACTTCTACGACCGGACCATCCCGGCCATCGTGGTCGAGCCGCTCAAGCTCGAGTTCACCCTGACCGACACCCACATCGGCCTGCTCAGCGGCGCGTTCACCGTGGTCTACGCGGTCTTCGGGGTGCCACTGGGCAGGCTGGCCGACCGCACCTCGCGCCGGACCATCCTGGTCACCGGCCTGCTCGCGTGGAGCCTGCTCACCGCGGCCACCGGCCTGGTCGGCGGCTTCATCAGCCTGCTGGTGGTGCGGATGCTGGTCGGCGTCGGCGAGGCCAGCTTCGCCCCGGCCGCCAACTCCATGCTGGCCGACCTCTACCCGGCCGGGCGCCGCGCCCGCGCCACCTCGCTGCTCCAGCTCGGCCTGCCCTTCGGCCTGGTGCTGGCCTTCTTCACCATCGGGCCGATCACCGAGGCATCCGGCAGCTGGCGCACCGCGTTCTACATCGCCGCGGTGCCCGGCCTGTTCGTCGCGGCCCTGATGATGTTCATCCGCGAGCCGGCCCGCGGCGCCATGGAGACCGTCGCGCCGCCGCCGGGCGTGCTCGGCCAGGCCTTCCGCCGGGTGCTGCGGATCCGCACGCTGTGGTGGCTGATCCTGGCCGGCATCGGCTCGCAGGTCGCCTCCTACTCGGTGGCCACCTTCAGCGTGCCGCTGTTCCAGCGCTACTTCGGCACCAGCCTGGCCACCGGCGGCATGCTCACCGGCGTGGTGATCGGGGTGACCGGACTGGCCGGGCTGATCGTGGGCGGCCGGATCGCCGACCGGGCCAGTCACCACTCACCGGCCGGGCGGGTCTACACCGGCGCCATCGCCCTGCTGCTGGCCGCGCCGCTGACCTTCGCCGCGCTCTCCCTCGGCCCGGACTCGGTCGGCTGGTTCGTGCTGCTGTTCTCCGCGGGCTGGCTGTTGCAGTACCTGTACTTCACCTCCGTCTACCCGGCGCTGGCCGACGTGGTCGAGCCCCGGCTGCGGGCGACCGCGGTGTCGGTGTTCTTCGCCGCCTTCTACCTGCTGGGCGGGTTCGCCGGGCCGGTGGTCGCCGGTGCGCTCTCGGACCGGTTCGCCGCGGCGGCGGTCGGCATGAGCCCGGCGCGGGCCGCGGCCGAGGGGCTGAGTCAGAGCCTGCTGATCGTCATCCCGCTGGGGCTGCTGCTGACCTCGATCGGGCTGTTCGGCGCGGCGCGGAAGGTGACCGCGGACAACGCGCGGATGAAGGCTGAAGCGGGGAAGTGA
- a CDS encoding DUF4132 domain-containing protein, with protein MGEIVADREQAWAVPESWRVHMHPRRGTGPVPEVAVDPVRVASARKRIEELAGDLAVVLAPARCEPRLAAAAQAYLRGEPDALGAAAVAEIAAHRGASWREADGLVAFADLWAEQHGLAFAARATSELTDLRCWTTSMEPEGCSLQVREGETFEWSWEGQGIAIRVRALLAAATEPEYLAAVEALAGLQGSERRRLCAVYLAPTRRDWVDRLCAELSAGAELVAAELLLCAVDSVDQLSLLTGHEHVLPRGLAESDVLRTAVEAVGPPIAPFLGRVLDGDLEAYRREFVLGVLGLLPTDEAFEALLARLGQKFVGDALLAVMERYPVRALRLLTKAAAERPGSSLVAVLARMQALTTPGLAAELPAELRAVVEEVQRGRVGDAPEAALPPELVSPQWTKAPKVGGWADPVVLPQVLLRDRRHALSAAAARNLISMLALSSPDAEYPGLEPVRQACDPDSLAEFAWSLFQRWRIADSPVRDGWALTALGRLGDDETVRRLAPVVRAWPGEGGHARAVTGLTVLAMIGTDVALAHLHSISQRVKFKALRERAVEKIAAVAEGLGLSPDELADRLVPDLGLDQHGTLILDYGPRTFTVGFDEQLKPFVLDADGKPRKDLPKPGARDDAELAPLAYKRFGALKKDVRAIAADQIVRLERAMTSQRRWRAEEFHSLLAGHPLLWHLVRRLVWLAERDGQVLGTFRLAEDRTLADAADDPFTLPEGVKIGIAHPLAIPGQLARWAEVFADYEIVQPFPQLGRPVHTLTDEERGGDVLARFHGVVAPVGKVLGLQRRGWVRAAAQDNGWEPWISRPVPGGAVVMNLDPGITVGMIDMDPEHRIEAVWLGDEPDWSYPKGKSARTFAELDPVTASELLAELTELTT; from the coding sequence ATGGGGGAGATCGTGGCGGACCGCGAGCAGGCATGGGCGGTCCCGGAGAGCTGGCGCGTGCACATGCACCCCCGGCGGGGGACCGGCCCCGTGCCCGAGGTGGCGGTGGACCCGGTGCGGGTCGCCTCCGCGCGGAAGCGGATCGAGGAGCTGGCCGGGGACCTCGCGGTGGTGCTGGCACCCGCCCGGTGCGAGCCGCGCCTGGCCGCGGCGGCCCAGGCATACCTGCGCGGCGAACCGGATGCGCTGGGCGCGGCGGCGGTCGCGGAGATCGCCGCCCACCGCGGGGCCTCGTGGCGGGAAGCCGACGGCCTGGTCGCCTTCGCCGACCTGTGGGCGGAGCAGCACGGTCTGGCGTTCGCGGCCCGCGCGACCAGCGAGCTGACCGATCTCCGGTGCTGGACCACCTCCATGGAGCCGGAGGGCTGCTCGCTGCAGGTCCGCGAGGGCGAGACCTTCGAGTGGAGCTGGGAGGGCCAGGGGATCGCGATCCGGGTGCGCGCGCTGCTGGCCGCCGCGACCGAGCCCGAGTACCTGGCCGCGGTCGAGGCGCTGGCCGGGCTCCAGGGCAGCGAGCGCCGGCGGCTGTGCGCCGTGTACCTGGCCCCGACCCGCCGGGACTGGGTGGACCGGCTCTGCGCCGAGCTGAGCGCGGGAGCTGAGCTGGTGGCCGCGGAGCTGCTGCTCTGCGCGGTGGACTCCGTCGACCAGCTCAGCCTGCTCACCGGACACGAGCACGTCCTGCCACGGGGGCTGGCCGAATCGGACGTGCTGCGCACCGCGGTCGAGGCGGTGGGACCGCCGATCGCGCCGTTCCTCGGGCGTGTGCTCGATGGTGACCTGGAGGCCTACCGGCGCGAGTTCGTCCTCGGGGTGCTGGGCCTGCTGCCCACCGACGAGGCGTTCGAGGCGTTGCTGGCCAGGCTGGGGCAGAAGTTCGTCGGCGACGCCCTGCTGGCGGTGATGGAGCGGTATCCGGTGCGCGCGCTGCGCCTGCTCACCAAGGCGGCGGCCGAGCGGCCGGGTTCCTCGCTGGTCGCGGTCCTGGCGCGGATGCAGGCACTGACCACACCCGGGCTGGCGGCCGAGCTGCCCGCGGAGCTGCGGGCGGTGGTCGAGGAGGTCCAGCGCGGCCGGGTCGGCGACGCACCGGAGGCGGCACTGCCCCCGGAGCTGGTCAGTCCACAGTGGACCAAGGCCCCGAAGGTCGGCGGCTGGGCGGATCCCGTTGTGCTGCCCCAGGTCCTGCTGCGCGACCGGCGGCACGCGCTGTCCGCCGCGGCCGCCCGGAACCTGATCTCGATGCTCGCGCTGAGCAGTCCCGACGCGGAGTACCCCGGACTCGAACCGGTCCGGCAGGCCTGCGATCCGGACTCCCTGGCCGAGTTCGCCTGGTCGCTGTTCCAGCGCTGGCGGATCGCGGACAGTCCCGTGCGCGACGGCTGGGCGCTGACCGCGCTCGGCAGGCTGGGTGACGACGAGACGGTGCGCAGGCTGGCCCCGGTGGTCCGCGCCTGGCCGGGAGAGGGCGGACACGCGCGCGCGGTGACCGGGCTGACCGTGCTGGCCATGATCGGCACCGATGTGGCGCTGGCGCACCTGCACTCGATCTCGCAGCGGGTGAAGTTCAAGGCGTTGCGCGAGCGGGCGGTGGAGAAGATCGCGGCGGTGGCCGAGGGCCTCGGGCTGAGCCCGGATGAACTGGCCGACCGGCTGGTGCCCGACCTCGGCCTCGACCAGCACGGCACGCTGATCCTCGACTACGGGCCGCGCACCTTCACCGTGGGCTTCGACGAGCAGCTCAAGCCGTTCGTGCTCGACGCCGACGGCAAGCCCCGCAAGGACCTGCCCAAGCCCGGCGCACGCGACGACGCCGAGCTGGCACCGTTGGCGTACAAGCGGTTCGGCGCGTTGAAGAAGGACGTGCGCGCCATCGCCGCGGACCAGATCGTGCGGCTGGAACGGGCGATGACCAGCCAGCGCCGTTGGCGCGCCGAGGAGTTCCACTCGCTACTGGCCGGGCATCCGCTGCTCTGGCACCTGGTGCGGCGGCTGGTCTGGCTGGCCGAGCGGGACGGCCAGGTCCTCGGCACCTTCCGGCTGGCCGAGGACCGCACGCTGGCCGACGCCGCCGACGATCCGTTCACCCTGCCCGAGGGTGTCAAGATCGGCATCGCGCACCCGCTGGCGATCCCCGGCCAGCTCGCGCGGTGGGCCGAGGTCTTCGCCGACTACGAGATCGTGCAGCCGTTCCCGCAGCTGGGCAGGCCGGTGCACACGCTGACCGACGAAGAGCGCGGCGGCGATGTGCTCGCCCGGTTCCACGGCGTGGTCGCCCCGGTGGGCAAGGTGCTCGGACTCCAGCGCCGGGGCTGGGTCAGGGCGGCCGCGCAGGACAACGGCTGGGAGCCGTGGATCTCGCGCCCGGTGCCCGGCGGGGCCGTGGTGATGAACCTGGACCCCGGCATCACGGTCGGGATGATCGACATGGACCCGGAGCACCGGATCGAGGCCGTGTGGCTCGGCGACGAACCCGACTGGAGCTACCCCAAGGGCAAGAGTGCGCGAACCTTCGCCGAGCTCGACCCGGTGACCGCCTCCGAGCTGCTGGCCGAGCTGACCGAGCTCACCACGTGA
- a CDS encoding AAA family ATPase, translating to MIESAVQRPPAEVRYAEELARLRAADESPRPPGWALSLAAARAFILGDARAGISRKFVGDPSLIDRALVVLATSRGLMLVGEPGTAKSLLSELIAAAVSGVSTLTIQGGAATTEDQIKYSWNYALLVAEGPSPRSLVPAPLLRGMAEGRVVRFEEITRCPLEVQDSLLSPLSERVLSVPELSGPESMVFARDGFNVIATANTRDRGVNEMSAALKRRFNFETVFPIADLGTELDLVATEAQALLRRSGVSAPPRPEVLEVLVTAFRELRAGRTGEGRPVDRPAAVMSTAEAVSVAHAVGLRGWYLRGEAGTAADVVACLAGTAAKDNAEDLARLRHYLDQQAQRGGQWPELHQARHLLPGTP from the coding sequence GTGATCGAATCCGCCGTGCAGCGCCCGCCGGCCGAGGTCCGCTACGCCGAGGAGCTGGCCCGCCTGCGCGCGGCCGACGAGTCGCCCCGGCCGCCGGGCTGGGCGCTGAGCCTGGCGGCCGCCCGCGCGTTCATCCTCGGCGATGCGCGCGCGGGCATCAGCCGCAAGTTCGTCGGCGACCCCTCGCTGATCGACCGGGCGCTGGTCGTGCTGGCCACCAGCAGGGGACTGATGCTGGTCGGCGAGCCCGGCACGGCCAAGTCGCTGCTCTCGGAGCTGATCGCGGCCGCGGTCAGCGGGGTGTCCACGCTGACCATCCAGGGCGGGGCGGCCACCACCGAGGACCAGATCAAGTACTCCTGGAACTACGCCCTGCTGGTCGCCGAGGGACCCTCGCCCCGGTCCCTGGTGCCCGCGCCGCTGTTGCGCGGCATGGCCGAGGGCCGGGTGGTGCGGTTCGAGGAGATCACCCGCTGTCCGCTGGAGGTGCAGGACTCGCTGCTGTCCCCGCTGTCGGAGCGGGTGCTCTCGGTGCCCGAGCTGAGCGGACCGGAGTCGATGGTCTTCGCCAGGGACGGGTTCAACGTGATCGCCACCGCCAACACCCGCGACCGCGGCGTGAACGAGATGAGCGCGGCGCTCAAACGCCGGTTCAACTTCGAGACCGTGTTCCCGATCGCGGACCTGGGCACCGAGCTCGACCTGGTGGCCACCGAGGCCCAGGCCCTGCTGCGCCGGTCAGGGGTGAGCGCGCCGCCCCGGCCGGAGGTGCTGGAGGTGCTGGTGACCGCCTTCCGCGAGCTGCGGGCCGGGCGCACCGGGGAAGGCCGTCCGGTGGACCGGCCCGCCGCGGTGATGAGCACGGCGGAGGCGGTGTCGGTGGCGCACGCGGTCGGCCTGCGCGGCTGGTACCTGCGCGGTGAGGCCGGGACCGCGGCCGATGTGGTGGCCTGCCTGGCGGGCACCGCGGCCAAGGACAACGCCGAGGACCTGGCCCGGCTGCGGCACTACCTCGACCAGCAGGCGCAGCGCGGCGGGCAGTGGCCGGAGCTGCACCAGGCCCGGCACCTGCTGCCGGGGACGCCGTGA
- a CDS encoding DUF5682 family protein, whose product MTATFLGVRHHSPACARLVAATIAELRPAHVLIEGPADVNGRLDELLLGHELPVAIFSHYRDDSGSQVSWTPLCDYSPEWVALTQGRAHGAEVRFIDLPAWHPAFAGTRNRYADAERGHEEAVERLCRDFAVDNIDTLWDHLVEIAPADGLAERLTAYFDLVRGEATAGAGDAARERHMADWVRAAVADAAGRPVLVVTGGFHTPAVRALAEQEAAAPGWPEVPGAVGESYLVPFSFRRMDSFGGYQSGMPSPGYYQRLWEHGPERAATGLVESVVARLRGRGQPVSTADLIAAKALADGLALLRGHPHPARTDVLDGLVSALVSDDLDQPLPWTTRGTLPAGTHPVVVEMVAALCGDRVGRLHPDTPAPPLVPEVLAELDRLGLDRAGRVELDLGDAEGLVRSRVLHRLRVLEIPGCTRESGPATGLDPVSVERWLLSAGELLHPALIEAGAHGATLAGAAGSALAERVTEAGGDAVALAGVLFDAVLCGTTELSEQVLRALSTGIAQARELAPLGTVLATALSLWRHDRLLGAAGTPLLGLVITEAFARVLWLAERERGAAAELSRLAALAAVRDAVWHAAELGVDRAEAAAVAARLAADPAAPADLRGAACGLGWALGAGVAPERAVLGLARPASLGDWLTGLFVLAREEVLAQGPGALLDVLDELVGGMPEAEFPVALPALRQAFAFFPPAERETIARRLAQRRRTVPALPAEQPDRASAAALEAKVTRLLAQAGLIEETG is encoded by the coding sequence GTGACCGCGACCTTCCTCGGGGTCCGCCACCACAGCCCGGCCTGCGCCCGCCTGGTCGCCGCGACCATCGCGGAGCTGCGCCCGGCGCACGTGCTGATCGAGGGACCGGCCGACGTCAACGGCAGGCTGGACGAGCTGCTGCTCGGCCACGAGCTGCCAGTGGCGATCTTCAGCCACTACCGCGACGACAGCGGATCCCAGGTGTCCTGGACGCCGTTGTGCGACTACTCGCCGGAGTGGGTCGCGCTCACCCAGGGCCGGGCGCACGGGGCCGAGGTCCGGTTCATCGACCTGCCCGCCTGGCATCCGGCCTTCGCCGGCACGCGCAACCGGTACGCCGACGCCGAGCGCGGGCACGAGGAGGCGGTCGAGCGGCTGTGCCGGGACTTCGCGGTGGACAACATCGACACCCTCTGGGACCACCTGGTCGAGATCGCCCCGGCCGACGGGCTCGCCGAGCGGCTGACCGCCTACTTCGACCTGGTCCGCGGCGAGGCCACCGCGGGGGCCGGGGACGCGGCGCGGGAACGGCACATGGCGGACTGGGTCCGGGCCGCGGTGGCGGACGCGGCCGGTCGCCCGGTGCTCGTGGTGACCGGCGGGTTCCACACTCCCGCGGTGCGCGCGCTCGCCGAGCAGGAGGCCGCCGCGCCGGGCTGGCCGGAGGTGCCGGGGGCGGTGGGGGAGAGCTACCTGGTGCCGTTCTCCTTCCGCCGCATGGACTCCTTCGGCGGCTACCAGTCCGGCATGCCCTCGCCCGGGTACTACCAGCGGCTGTGGGAGCACGGCCCGGAGCGGGCGGCCACCGGGCTGGTCGAGTCGGTCGTGGCGCGGCTGCGCGGGCGGGGTCAGCCGGTGTCCACCGCGGACCTGATCGCGGCCAAGGCGCTCGCCGACGGTCTGGCCCTGCTCCGGGGGCATCCGCACCCGGCGCGCACCGATGTGCTCGACGGCCTGGTCAGCGCGCTGGTCTCGGACGACCTGGACCAGCCGCTGCCGTGGACCACCCGCGGCACGCTGCCCGCGGGCACGCATCCGGTTGTGGTGGAGATGGTGGCCGCGCTGTGCGGGGACCGGGTGGGCAGGCTGCACCCGGACACGCCCGCGCCGCCGCTGGTGCCGGAGGTGCTGGCCGAACTGGACCGGCTCGGTCTCGACCGCGCGGGCCGGGTCGAACTGGATCTTGGCGATGCCGAGGGGCTGGTCCGCAGCCGGGTGTTGCACCGCCTGCGGGTGCTGGAGATTCCGGGCTGCACAAGAGAATCCGGACCGGCCACCGGGCTGGACCCGGTATCGGTGGAGCGCTGGCTGCTCTCCGCCGGTGAGCTGCTGCACCCGGCGCTGATCGAGGCGGGCGCGCACGGGGCCACCCTCGCCGGGGCCGCGGGCAGTGCGCTGGCTGAGCGGGTGACCGAGGCTGGCGGCGATGCGGTGGCGCTCGCCGGAGTGCTCTTCGACGCCGTGCTGTGCGGGACCACCGAGCTGTCCGAGCAGGTGCTGCGGGCGCTCTCCACCGGGATCGCGCAGGCCAGGGAGCTGGCCCCGCTGGGCACGGTGCTGGCCACCGCGCTGAGCCTGTGGCGGCACGATCGACTGCTGGGCGCGGCCGGGACTCCGCTGCTCGGCCTGGTGATCACCGAGGCGTTCGCCAGGGTGCTGTGGCTGGCCGAGCGGGAGCGCGGGGCCGCGGCCGAGCTGTCCCGGCTGGCCGCGCTCGCGGCGGTCCGGGACGCGGTGTGGCACGCCGCCGAGCTGGGCGTGGACCGGGCGGAGGCGGCCGCGGTGGCCGCCCGGCTCGCCGCCGATCCGGCCGCGCCCGCCGACCTGCGCGGCGCGGCCTGTGGACTGGGCTGGGCGCTGGGCGCGGGAGTGGCACCTGAGCGGGCGGTGCTGGGCCTGGCCCGGCCCGCGAGCCTGGGCGACTGGCTCACCGGACTGTTCGTGCTGGCCAGAGAGGAGGTGCTGGCACAGGGACCCGGTGCCCTGCTCGATGTGCTGGACGAGCTGGTGGGCGGCATGCCGGAGGCGGAGTTCCCGGTGGCGCTGCCCGCGCTGCGCCAGGCGTTCGCCTTCTTCCCGCCCGCTGAACGCGAGACCATCGCACGCCGCTTGGCGCAACGCCGCCGCACCGTCCCGGCGCTCCCGGCCGAGCAGCCGGACCGCGCCTCGGCGGCGGCCCTGGAGGCCAAGGTGACCCGGCTGCTCGCCCAGGCCGGGTTGATCGAGGAGACCGGATGA
- a CDS encoding VWA domain-containing protein → MTEPDPALARWRLILGAPADGCAGLSGDDARRDAALEWLYGRDPDLARRGVRADRRGGSGPSVLSTVDWLDEVHRLFPKETVERLERDAVERYEILDLVTDPVVLQRIEPNPTLLRAVLRTKHLMNPEVLAAARRIVESVVRELLRRLSTQVRAAVTGSRALRPRRRASARGFDFRGTIKANLAHYQPEQRRLLIEHPRFHSRTRRHTERWQLVLVVDQSGSMVGSVIHAAVTAACLWGLPGLRTHLVVFDTEVVDLTADVTDPVELLLKVQLGGGTDIGRAVAYAGSLIDNPRRAIIAVISDFFEGGAQNHLVRQVQQLVQQGTQVLGLAALDEDAEPAYDRAMAQRLADVGAHVGAMTPGELAAFVAERLR, encoded by the coding sequence ATGACCGAGCCGGACCCGGCGCTCGCGCGCTGGCGGCTGATCCTCGGCGCACCGGCGGATGGCTGCGCGGGCCTGTCGGGCGACGACGCCCGGCGCGATGCCGCGCTGGAATGGCTCTACGGCCGCGATCCGGACCTGGCCCGCCGTGGCGTGCGCGCCGACCGGCGGGGTGGCAGCGGGCCGTCGGTTCTGTCCACAGTGGACTGGCTGGACGAGGTGCACCGCCTGTTCCCCAAGGAGACCGTGGAACGGCTGGAACGGGACGCGGTGGAACGGTACGAGATCCTCGACCTGGTGACCGATCCCGTGGTGCTGCAACGGATCGAGCCCAACCCGACGCTGCTGCGCGCGGTGCTGCGGACCAAGCACCTGATGAACCCCGAGGTGCTGGCCGCCGCCCGGCGCATCGTGGAGTCGGTGGTGCGCGAGCTGCTGCGGCGACTGTCCACCCAGGTCCGCGCCGCGGTCACCGGCAGCAGGGCATTGCGGCCGCGCAGACGGGCATCGGCCCGCGGCTTCGACTTCCGCGGCACGATCAAGGCCAACCTCGCGCACTACCAACCGGAACAGCGACGGCTGCTGATCGAGCACCCGCGCTTCCACTCCCGCACCCGGCGGCACACCGAGCGCTGGCAACTGGTGCTCGTGGTGGACCAGTCCGGCTCCATGGTCGGCTCGGTGATCCACGCCGCGGTCACCGCTGCCTGCCTGTGGGGCCTGCCCGGCCTGCGCACCCACCTGGTGGTCTTCGACACCGAGGTCGTCGACCTCACCGCCGACGTGACCGATCCGGTGGAGCTGCTGCTCAAGGTCCAGCTCGGCGGCGGCACCGACATCGGCCGGGCGGTGGCCTACGCGGGCAGCCTCATCGACAACCCCCGGCGCGCGATCATCGCGGTGATCAGCGACTTCTTCGAGGGCGGCGCGCAGAACCACCTGGTGCGGCAGGTCCAGCAGCTGGTGCAGCAGGGCACGCAGGTGCTCGGCCTGGCCGCGCTCGACGAGGACGCCGAACCGGCCTACGACCGCGCCATGGCACAGCGGCTGGCCGACGTCGGCGCGCACGTCGGCGCGATGACCCCCGGAGAGCTGGCCGCCTTCGTCGCCGAACGGCTCCGCTGA
- a CDS encoding cupin domain-containing protein — protein sequence MTTDSISIAAVLAGFQDLWSPRILTRVNDYDVRVAKVQGEFVWHSHADTDEFFLVLEGELRIGLREDGGEREVVLPRGSVFVVPRGVEHRPVSAEGASILMFEPTGTVNVGDRHEELPAHITATTGVATG from the coding sequence ATGACCACTGACTCGATCTCCATCGCCGCCGTGCTCGCCGGTTTCCAGGACCTGTGGAGCCCGCGCATCCTGACCCGCGTCAACGACTACGACGTCCGAGTGGCCAAGGTCCAGGGCGAGTTCGTCTGGCACAGCCACGCCGACACCGACGAGTTCTTCCTCGTGCTGGAAGGAGAACTGCGCATCGGACTGCGCGAGGACGGTGGCGAGCGGGAGGTGGTGCTGCCGCGGGGTTCGGTGTTCGTGGTGCCGCGCGGGGTCGAGCACCGGCCGGTCTCGGCTGAGGGCGCCTCGATCCTGATGTTCGAGCCGACCGGCACGGTCAACGTGGGTGACCGGCACGAGGAGCTGCCTGCGCACATCACCGCGACCACCGGCGTCGCGACCGGATAG